A part of Thermoflexus hugenholtzii JAD2 genomic DNA contains:
- the phnE gene encoding phosphonate ABC transporter, permease protein PhnE, with product MRRPRLWIRIAIGFLALLIYAWSWRMVGVDLGKFVEPQAARRAREIFTAFITPEILVPERGLQRVEGALQVPCAAGSVPEEMTIGEGPRLFFPSCAASGERIRVRGEGFRPNSEVVVRWRFAPSPQLPLGGELLAGRTRTDAVGNFTLEVEIRPLLAQEGGARLQAEARWEGQWQVSPALIRTLELMLQTIFLALMATTLATLIAAPLSFLAARNITARGPVGTAVYYLVRTMFNVVRSIEPLVVAAIFATWVGFGPFAGVLALTVATVVNLGKLFSEVVETIDPGPVEALTATGANPLQVIRYAVIPQITLPFLAFIIYHWDINIRISTVVGFVGGGGIGYQLKLWIDQTDYHRAGTAVWAIVAVVSAMDYISARLREAIR from the coding sequence ATGCGTCGACCGCGTCTGTGGATCCGAATCGCCATCGGGTTTCTCGCCCTCCTGATTTATGCCTGGTCCTGGCGAATGGTGGGCGTCGATTTGGGGAAGTTCGTGGAGCCCCAGGCCGCCCGGCGCGCCCGGGAGATCTTCACCGCTTTCATCACCCCCGAGATCCTGGTCCCGGAGCGCGGCTTGCAGCGCGTAGAAGGGGCGTTGCAGGTGCCATGCGCGGCAGGGAGCGTGCCTGAGGAGATGACAATAGGAGAGGGGCCCCGCCTCTTCTTCCCGTCCTGCGCCGCCTCAGGGGAGCGGATTCGGGTTCGGGGCGAAGGGTTCCGCCCGAACAGCGAGGTGGTGGTCCGCTGGCGCTTCGCGCCCAGCCCTCAGTTGCCCCTGGGAGGCGAATTGCTGGCCGGGCGGACCCGGACGGACGCGGTGGGGAACTTCACCCTGGAGGTGGAGATCCGTCCTCTTCTGGCGCAGGAGGGAGGAGCCCGACTGCAGGCGGAGGCGCGCTGGGAGGGACAGTGGCAGGTGAGCCCGGCCCTGATCCGCACCCTGGAGCTGATGCTCCAGACGATCTTCCTGGCTCTGATGGCCACCACCCTGGCCACCCTCATCGCCGCCCCTCTCTCCTTCCTGGCCGCGCGCAACATCACAGCCCGGGGGCCCGTGGGCACGGCGGTCTATTATCTGGTGCGCACGATGTTCAACGTGGTGCGCTCCATCGAGCCGCTGGTGGTGGCCGCGATCTTCGCCACCTGGGTGGGCTTCGGGCCCTTCGCGGGGGTGCTGGCCCTCACCGTGGCCACCGTGGTCAACCTGGGCAAGCTCTTCTCCGAGGTCGTGGAGACCATCGACCCGGGCCCGGTGGAGGCCCTCACCGCCACCGGCGCGAATCCCCTCCAGGTCATCCGTTATGCGGTGATCCCGCAGATCACCCTGCCCTTCCTGGCTTTCATCATCTATCACTGGGACATCAACATCCGGATCTCCACCGTCGTGGGGTTTGTGGGAGGGGGAGGGATCGGCTATCAGCTCAAGTTGTGGATCGATCAGACGGACTATCACCGGGCCGGGACGGCAGTGTGGGCGATCGTGGCCGTGGTGTCCGCCATGGATTACATCAGCGCCCGGTTGCGAGAGGCGATCCGGTGA
- the phnE gene encoding phosphonate ABC transporter, permease protein PhnE, whose product MAAERRPPRGYALLPALAYQALGHRSLAVIWVGVSLALIGLVGWRGHPGLWLGVGTWGLGTIYDAWRRLSGRRPLLWPAVLAALAVLYAVGWEVTEIDLRAPFVRFEKMRPYLVALTQPDLLTYPTERQVLRIPVEVPCRSAPQPVTVREGMEARLSAGCAQAGDPLTLEGEGFPPGVPLELWWVNPIGERQRILQGGRPLPVQADGTGRFRAAFLAPRAVPPGFEPPPGQSQTHFLEIHAVRVIGGPRPSEALLEVAEKMGETVAIALLATTFAVLIAAPLSFLAARNLMGGSLPTRLIYYGMRAFFNIVRSVEPLIFGIVFVVWVGLGSFAGMLALMVHSIAALGKLFSEVVEHIDPGPVEALTATGATRLQVIRYAVVPQVVPEFISFAVYRWDINVRMSTIIGFVGGGGIGFRLSEWIRLSAYRQVATAVIGIALVVMALDFVSAQVRRRIV is encoded by the coding sequence TTGGCGGCTGAGCGGCGTCCTCCGCGCGGGTATGCCCTTCTCCCGGCGCTGGCCTATCAGGCCCTAGGCCATCGATCCCTGGCCGTGATCTGGGTGGGGGTCTCCCTGGCCCTGATCGGACTGGTGGGATGGCGCGGGCATCCCGGGCTGTGGCTGGGAGTGGGGACATGGGGGCTGGGGACGATCTATGACGCCTGGCGGCGGCTCAGCGGCCGCCGGCCCCTTCTGTGGCCCGCCGTCCTAGCCGCGCTGGCTGTCCTTTACGCGGTGGGCTGGGAGGTCACGGAGATCGACCTGCGCGCCCCTTTCGTGCGCTTCGAGAAGATGCGCCCCTATCTGGTCGCCCTGACCCAGCCGGATCTCCTGACCTATCCCACCGAGCGACAGGTGCTCCGGATCCCGGTGGAGGTCCCGTGTCGGAGCGCGCCCCAGCCGGTGACCGTTCGCGAGGGGATGGAGGCCCGGCTCTCCGCCGGTTGCGCCCAGGCTGGTGACCCGCTGACCCTGGAAGGGGAGGGCTTCCCGCCCGGAGTCCCGCTGGAGCTTTGGTGGGTGAATCCCATCGGCGAGCGCCAGCGGATCCTGCAGGGAGGGCGCCCTCTGCCGGTGCAGGCGGATGGGACCGGACGCTTTCGAGCCGCCTTCCTGGCTCCCCGCGCGGTCCCTCCCGGGTTCGAGCCGCCCCCCGGCCAGTCCCAGACCCACTTCCTGGAGATCCACGCGGTGCGGGTGATCGGAGGCCCGCGGCCCAGCGAGGCCCTGCTGGAGGTGGCGGAGAAGATGGGGGAGACGGTGGCCATCGCCCTGCTGGCCACCACCTTCGCCGTGCTCATCGCGGCCCCCTTGTCGTTCCTGGCTGCGCGCAACCTGATGGGAGGCTCCCTTCCCACCCGCCTGATCTATTACGGGATGCGGGCTTTCTTCAACATCGTCCGGTCCGTGGAGCCTCTGATCTTCGGGATCGTGTTCGTGGTCTGGGTGGGCCTGGGCTCTTTCGCCGGGATGCTAGCCCTGATGGTCCACTCCATCGCCGCCCTGGGGAAGCTCTTCTCCGAGGTGGTGGAGCACATCGATCCGGGGCCGGTGGAGGCCCTCACCGCCACCGGGGCGACCCGCCTCCAGGTCATCCGTTACGCCGTGGTGCCTCAGGTGGTGCCGGAGTTCATCTCCTTTGCGGTTTACCGCTGGGACATCAACGTCCGCATGTCCACGATCATCGGGTTCGTGGGGGGCGGGGGGATCGGCTTTCGGTTGAGCGAGTGGATCCGCCTGAGCGCGTATCGTCAGGTGGCCACGGCGGTGATCGGCATCGCCCTGGTGGTGATGGCCCTGGACTTCGTGAGCGCTCAGGTGCGCCGCCGGATCGTCTGA
- the phnC gene encoding phosphonate ABC transporter ATP-binding protein, which produces MPLIVERLTKIYPDGTRALHEVSFTVEDGEFVAIIGLSGAGKSTLLRCINRLIEPTSGRVIWNGIDITAASPRELRKIRRQIGMIFQQFNLVKRATVLTNVLAGRLGYVNPWLSLLGYFPPSEVQRAMRALERVGLADLADKRADELSGGQQQRVGIARALMQEPRLLLADEPVASLDPVLAHSILRYIEELNRKDGVTVLCSLHFLDLVHRYATRVIGLKDGIKVFDGRPDEIDDRRFKEIYGQEAERIGG; this is translated from the coding sequence ATGCCGCTGATTGTGGAGCGTTTGACCAAGATCTATCCGGATGGAACGCGGGCGCTGCATGAGGTAAGCTTCACGGTGGAGGATGGGGAGTTCGTGGCCATCATCGGGCTCAGCGGGGCGGGGAAGAGCACGTTGCTGCGCTGCATTAACCGCCTGATCGAGCCGACCTCCGGCCGGGTGATCTGGAACGGGATTGACATCACCGCCGCCTCCCCCCGGGAGCTGCGGAAGATCCGGCGCCAGATCGGCATGATCTTCCAACAGTTCAACCTGGTGAAACGGGCGACCGTCCTCACCAACGTCCTCGCGGGCCGTCTGGGGTATGTCAACCCCTGGCTCAGTCTGCTGGGCTACTTTCCTCCTTCTGAGGTGCAGCGGGCGATGCGGGCCCTGGAGCGGGTGGGGTTGGCGGATCTCGCAGACAAGCGGGCCGACGAGCTCTCCGGTGGTCAACAGCAGCGGGTCGGCATCGCCCGCGCCCTGATGCAGGAGCCCCGCCTGCTCCTGGCCGACGAGCCGGTCGCCAGCCTGGATCCCGTCCTTGCCCATTCGATCCTCCGCTACATCGAAGAGCTGAACCGGAAGGACGGCGTCACCGTCCTCTGCAGCCTGCACTTCCTGGATCTGGTCCATCGTTACGCAACCCGAGTGATCGGGCTGAAGGATGGGATCAAGGTGTTCGACGGGCGGCCGGACGAGATCGATGACCGCCGGTTCAAGGAGATCTACGGTCAGGAGGCCGAGCGCATTGGCGGCTGA